Proteins from a single region of Lasioglossum baleicum chromosome 1, iyLasBale1, whole genome shotgun sequence:
- the LOC143210074 gene encoding CIMIP2 protein CG18335, with translation MTAGAELLATPEPHLVPGYAGYCPQYRYRCGETYGSITHKLLLDPTVNHADTLILSNRVTDDYEVQRPPKNDIDIVNSRYKRTDPIYYHPLMPGYEGFTPRLNARNGQRYTVLATEGLAEFERQQLKDKAALNELKKTVALQSGHGEPRNLEDRLLIKSEFKLPMLAVRPDCVGVMRNLFLEEQYEQPKDHSPSPYFMDNANPKKYFISRYAGHIPYGYAHFGVSNVPATNSALTEFTSNYRKRQSTEWAPATITRPDPPLVIQPTTIYHKHVGMLPNYLGHVPGETYRFGKTFGADTKDAKRWLRGDFSV, from the exons ATGACCGCCGGAGCAGAATTACTGGCCACTCCGGAGCCACATCTTGTTCCTGg ataTGCTGGATATTGCCCTCAATACCGCTACAGATGCGGCGAAACTTACGGAAGCATAACACACAAATTGCTTCTTGATCCAACAGTGAATCATGCAGACACACTGATCTTATCGAATAGAGTGACCGACGATTACGAG GTACAAAGACCGCCGAAAAATGACATAGACATTGTAAATTCCCGATACAAAAGGACCGACCCCATATATTATCATCCCCTCATGCCAGGCTACGAAG gttTTACACCAAGATTAAATGCCAGGAACGGGCAGAGATATACTGTACTTGCAACGGAAGGTCTTGCTGAATTTGAACGTCAgcaattaaaagataaagctgcTCTCAATGAATTGAAGAAAACTGTAGCTCTGCAGAGTGGCCATGGTGAACCACGAAACTTGGAAGATCGTCTG CTTATTAAAAGTGAATTCAAATTACCTATGCTTGCTGTTCGTCCTGACTGTGTTGGAGTGATGAGAAACCTATTTTTGGAGGAACAATACGAACAACCTAAAGACCACTCGCCATCCCCCTACTTTATGGACAACGCAAATCCCAAGAAATACTTCATTAGTC GATACGCCGGTCACATACCATACGGATACGCACATTTCGGCGTTTCAAACGTTCCCGCCACAAACAGCGCGCTAACTGAATTCACATCGAATTACCGGAAACGACAAAGCACCGAATGGGCACCGGCAACGATTACACGTCCCGATCCGCCGCTCGTAATTCAACCAACCACGATCTACCACAAACACGTTGGCATGCTACCAAACTACCTTGGTCACGTCCCCGGTGAAACATACAG ATTCGGTAAAACTTTCGGCGCTGATACTAAGGACGCAAAGAGATGGTTGCGTGGAGACTTCTCcgtataa